The Microcystis aeruginosa NIES-843 sequence GCTAAAATTTCAATCGTCTCAAGTCGCTCAATCGGTTTTAGAATCCAGAGATAAAAAGTTACTTGCTTATTTAGAACAACTGAATTTAACTTTAGAACAATTAGACAATATTAGAGAATTTTTACAGCAAGAAAATCAGTTTTTAGCTGAGGATAGCGATTCTTTGATTACTCCTTACTTAGATTTAGACGAGGAGGCGATCAAGTTATTAAATCGAGTCTTAACCCATCAACTACCGGCACAAATTAACCTCGCTCATCAAGCAATAGAACAATTAAGAAATCTGGAAGCTGACTTAGATAATTTAGAGCGAGAATTAGCAGTAGCAGCCTCTCCCGAAGAATACGAAACCCTGAGTAATAACTTAAAAACCGCTCAGAAAAAGTATCTAAATGCTCAAGCGGAATACGAGCAAAGCCACAAAAATTATGAGGAAATCAAAAAGAAAATTGAGAAAACTAAAAAAGAATTATTTGCCTATAGTGAGAAAGCTTTAGAATCGCAAAGTAACGAACATATCGTCAATGCTATTGTCAAAGCACAGCAAACTTTAAAATTATTTAAAGAACGCTTAACTTTAAAAAAATTAAATAGATTAGAGGGAGAAGTGGCGGAATGTTTTCGTTATTTATTGCATAAGTCCGATCTGGTGCAGAAAATAGCGATCGATGCTGATACTTTTGGTCTATCTCTCTTTGGTCCCGATGGACAAAATGTGCCTAAACACCGTCTTTCTGCCGGAGAAAAACAACTATTAGCGATCGCTTTTTTGTGGGGATTAGCGCGAGTCTCCGGACGAGATTTACCCATCGCTATCGATACACCCCTCGGACGTTTAGATTCTTCCCATCGCCATAATTTAGTTGAACGTTATTTTCCCGCCGCTTCCTCTCAAGTCATCCTCCTTTCTACCGATACAGAAATTGGACAAAATGAGCTACTCTTATTAGAAGAACAGGAAGTAATCGCCAGAAAATACCTGCTAGAATATAATTCCCAACAACGTCAAACTACTATTCACCCCGATCGCTACTTTTGGTAAGATTATGACCGAGATAAATTCCCAAAAAATTCTCGCCCAATTAACTTGAGACATTGAATCAGTTATCAGTTATCAGTTCACTGTTTACCGATCACTGAAAAAAAGCTCCCCACTTCCCACTCTCCTATTAAACAGGATTGAGAATGACTAACTATTTTCTCATCAGTCAGAGCGAGGTAAAATTATAGATTATGGAATCACCGATCGAACGTTTTCGACTATCTCAAACCGCCAAAGATAGCCTAATAAAATTAAAACGCTACACCAAAATTGACCAATGGAATATCCTCTGTCGTTGGGCTTTTTGTCGTTCCCTTGCTGAACCGAGTCTCCCCTCTCCCGTTCCCATTCCTGCCGATAGCAATGTAGAATTATCCTGGAAAGTATTCGGGGGAGAAATGGCCGATATTTTCTTAATTGCCCTCAAACAACGTTGTCATCAAGACGGATTAGGAACCGATAAAGAAACTCTAACTCAACAATTTCGCTTACATTTACATCGCGGGATCGGTTATCTTGCTGGGGATACCAAGCTAAAAAAAATCGATAATTTAATCGAATTAGAGAGAGAAAGTCTCAGAGAATCTTAATCAAGAATGATCTGTTTTCAGGGGGAGCGCATCTCAAACGCTATTGACAATTGGCCAATTTTGTGATGGTATTTAAAAGAGGGCGGCTATCGGGGGATGAGAAAAAATG is a genomic window containing:
- the dndD gene encoding DNA sulfur modification protein DndD, producing the protein MIFTELVLQNFGPYAGRQVINLRPEKDNNPCPIILLGGMNGGGKTTLMDAIRLALYGARAKCSTRNNLSYAEFLSQAVNNQASLIDQARIELAFEHLVNEQWRQYRIVRYWTKQPKDGRDTLGILDEDWPDPALANTWDEYIETLLPLGISNLFLFDGEQVKELAEQDVPPDSVKDSMQTLLGLELAERLAVDLDILASRKRRLLAAENELATIEAIEKKLAQYQEDLELARQEMETQQKNLDLVRNDFDAVSDKFRIDGGKIAAERSQLESRKKDLDKKLDKQREYLGQLAGEFLPLKLIFPLLEAAKIQGEKELKFQSSQVAQSVLESRDKKLLAYLEQLNLTLEQLDNIREFLQQENQFLAEDSDSLITPYLDLDEEAIKLLNRVLTHQLPAQINLAHQAIEQLRNLEADLDNLERELAVAASPEEYETLSNNLKTAQKKYLNAQAEYEQSHKNYEEIKKKIEKTKKELFAYSEKALESQSNEHIVNAIVKAQQTLKLFKERLTLKKLNRLEGEVAECFRYLLHKSDLVQKIAIDADTFGLSLFGPDGQNVPKHRLSAGEKQLLAIAFLWGLARVSGRDLPIAIDTPLGRLDSSHRHNLVERYFPAASSQVILLSTDTEIGQNELLLLEEQEVIARKYLLEYNSQQRQTTIHPDRYFW
- the dndE gene encoding DNA sulfur modification protein DndE — translated: MESPIERFRLSQTAKDSLIKLKRYTKIDQWNILCRWAFCRSLAEPSLPSPVPIPADSNVELSWKVFGGEMADIFLIALKQRCHQDGLGTDKETLTQQFRLHLHRGIGYLAGDTKLKKIDNLIELERESLRES